A genome region from Bacteroidales bacterium includes the following:
- a CDS encoding DMT family transporter, translating to MIQAHYGEFAALLVALFWTITALSFEFASIRVGSLAVNIIRLVIGFLFLSTFTLFHRGLFFPSDAGMQNWIWLSLSGLIGFVMGDYFLFHSYVIVGSWFSMLVMTLAPALAALFGWIILGETMDIKNTTALLLTMGGIVLAMFGKGNGQEKLTLNKPVRGI from the coding sequence ATGATTCAGGCACACTACGGGGAATTTGCGGCCTTACTGGTTGCCCTTTTCTGGACAATAACCGCACTGTCGTTTGAATTTGCCAGCATCAGGGTGGGTTCGCTGGCAGTAAATATCATCCGGCTGGTCATTGGTTTTCTGTTTCTGAGCACCTTCACCCTTTTTCACAGGGGATTGTTTTTTCCTTCCGATGCCGGCATGCAAAACTGGATATGGCTTTCTTTATCGGGGCTGATAGGTTTTGTGATGGGCGATTATTTTCTTTTTCATTCATACGTTATTGTCGGCTCGTGGTTTTCGATGCTAGTTATGACCCTGGCCCCTGCCCTTGCGGCACTGTTCGGCTGGATCATCCTGGGCGAAACGATGGACATAAAAAATACAACTGCCCTGCTTCTGACCATGGGAGGAATTGTTCTGGCCATGTTCGGAAAAGGAAACGGGCAGGAAAAACTTACCCTGAACAAGCCTGTCCGCGGGATA